A window from Podospora bellae-mahoneyi strain CBS 112042 chromosome 1 map unlocalized CBS112042p_1, whole genome shotgun sequence encodes these proteins:
- a CDS encoding uncharacterized protein (EggNog:ENOG503P20U), with the protein MAFPRHPSSRISDVQLPIMLIADDDDIRDMGSDLKLDSRGRPEEKPRPGPPVPSSSAASSAPQHPIPSMQDAFAESLVEATEGENSGKPKLRTGDAKARREELLDGEHSDPHPAALWRFRPGQQAHELRRLMAQISFGVYLLLNGMANSQILVVSILQGHIDEVDEFLETTLEDMDLAMKDVKLRIEHLRLPMDNIDVFERMLEDQNYRMTILEGNEKIEHILARTQIALKQTTQDLAEGLAATRDFTIYLAEQHHGPWRQERPDVIDIFDAMKGNTDGWFNAFMDLQHKGSSLNALVVRLAGMVSEMDRRAGEVSRRVRSQQLSAATYTSPKHSPKPSDASATTITTPPTSPPRKIPNSPPRLSLRLSTINALTASRPSSFLNFSLPEEPKPAPEERPATPPQAPVPTIQEETETKDTPLSPPKSLPQSSSPPPQSPPQLLTSAVYQPPTRAQPPRPTPSPQPQAPAESPPESPPPPARNPRRLSERPNVLLEAPKLEVHKEEENRAEESTLYLLQPTVYTPQPSPRPSPRPSPRPSPQPSPRIVAERPKPRENVPSAKLDFPSPADSIPKPGTASPKPREQTHRPQTSRAQIVESPRARIVENPRPKVVEIPKPKVIEVRGPKVVEIGARNRAAAPKRDVLPDSRYEPRPSSTRTDSFQTTSTKRTDSFGTDSLGSDSMRMESLRDPGNAPEVVPDADLEVDMYPTNNNRTSLRDRISLKMNPPGSIHVPPPDTHHHAVQQHQNYSTSARVAYHNHLQQQNSYQTFQAPDSAYGSGSDMERPPVNSITSISSSLADFSPPPSFIAPGLIPSPHSDRQFFRPVQANPYSPLQQRPHTSGTVGGVQQFNFPHPPIPSRNIPSAMGMSVMSNGTTMTTETANSKGGAGLKKKRSAFGWLKKAFSLDEEERAAFEQRRREQMGNDPYAGQAQNSPKFLDGKRIDRPANGYAPSQYSRQGY; encoded by the coding sequence ATGGCCTTCCCACGCCACCCATCATCGAGGATATCCGATGTGCAGCTACCAATAATGTTAATcgccgatgacgacgacatcaGGGACATGGGGTCAGATCTCAAGCTGGATTCACGAGGGAGACCCGAGGAAAAGCCGCGGCCGGGACCCCCGGTGCCGTCTTCGTCcgcagcatcatcagcaccacagcATCCGATCCCTTCCATGCAGGATGCCTTTGCCGAGTCTCTGGTCGAGGCCACCGAAGGTGAAAACTCGGGGAAGCCCAAGCTGAGGACTGGCGATGCCAAAGCTCGTCGTGAGGAGCTGCTCGATGGTGAGCACTCTGACCCTCACCCAGCAGCGTTGTGGCGGTTTCGACCTGGACAACAGGCACACGAGCTTCGGCGGTTGATGGCCCAGATCTCTTTTGGTGTCTATTTACTGCTCAACGGCATGGCCAACAGCCAGATTCTGGTTGTCTCCATCTTGCAAGGGCACATcgacgaggtggacgagTTTCTGGAAACGACACTGGAGGATATGGATCTGGCCATGAAAGACGTGAAGCTCAGGATTGAGCACCTGCGGTTGCCCATGGACAATATTGATGTGTTTGAACGCATGCTGGAGGATCAGAACTACCGGATGACCATTTTGGAGGGCAATGAAAAGATTGAGCATATCCTGGCACGCACTCAGATTGCTCTCAAGCAAACCACGCAAGACCTGGCTGAAGGTCTTGCGGCGACCAGAGATTTTACCATTTATTTGGCCGAGCAGCACCACGGGCCATGGCGACAGGAGCGCCCTGATGTCATTGACATCTTCGATGCTATGAAGGGCAACACAGATGGCTGGTTCAACGCCTTTATGGATTTGCAGCACAAGGGTAGTTCACTGAACgcgttggtggtgagactGGCTGGCATGGTCTCGGAGATGGACCGGAGAGCTGGCGAGGTCAGCCGCAGAGTCAGGTCGCAGCAGCTGAGTGCTGCCACTTACACATCTCCGAAGCACAGTCCCAAGCCATCAGATGCGTCTGCCACAACTATCACAACGCCcccgacatcaccaccgaggaAGATCCCCAACTCGCCTCCCCGGTTGTCTTTACGCCTGAGCACGATCAATGCGCTTACAGCATCTAGACCGTCGTCATTCTTGAACTTTTCGCTACCCGAAGAACCTAAGCCTGCCCCGGAGGAACGGCCGGCCACTCCGCCGCAAGCACCTGTGCCGACCATTCAGGAGGAAACAGAGACCAAAGATACTCCGCTGTCGCCTCCCAAATCACTACcccagtcatcatcaccgcctcctcaatcacCCCCGCAACTTTTAACCTCTGCAGTTTATCAGCCACCTACACGAGCACAACCACCGcgaccaacaccatcaccgcaaCCGCAAGCACCAGCCGAATCACCTCCCGAgtcgccgccaccgcctgcTCGAAATCCTCGACGGCTTTCTGAACGACCCAATGTTCTGCTCGAGGCTCCAAAATTGGAAGTGcacaaggaggaggaaaaccgAGCTGAGGAGAGCACTCTGTATCTCTTACAGCCCACAGTCTACACCCCTCAGCCATCACCGCGACCATCACCTCGTCCTTCCCCACGACCATCCCCCCAGCCTTCGCCCAGGATCGTTGCTGAGCGTCCCAAGCCAAGAGAGAATGTCCCTAGTGCCAAGCTCGACTTTCCCTCACCGGCCGACTCGATCCCTAAGCCAGGGACTGCCTCTCCCAAGCCCCGTGAGCAAACCCACAGGCCGCAGACGTCCAGGGCCCAGATTGTTGAATCTCCCCGAGCAAGGATCGTGGAGAACCCGAGGCCGAAGGTGGTCGAAatccccaagcccaaggtgATTGAAGTGCGAGGCCCAAaggttgttgagattggAGCGAGGAATCGAGCGGCGGCCCCCAAGCGAGATGTTCTCCCCGACTCTAGATATGAGCCGAGGCCATCTTCCACCAGAACCGACTCCTTCCAAACAACCTCTACCAAGAGGACGGATTCTTTCGGGACGGATTCTCTCGGATCCGATTCCATGCGAATGGAATCTCTTCGTGACCCAGGGAACGCACCAGAGGTTGTTCCAGACGCAGATCTTGAGGTGGATATGTACCCCACAAACAATAACCGCACCTCTCTCCGGGATCGCATCTCCCTGAAGATGAACCCCCCAGGGTCCATCCACGTGCCCCCACCtgacacccaccaccatgccgttcagcaacaccaaaacTACTCAACCTCCGCCCGAGTGGCctaccacaaccacctccagcaacaaaacaGCTACCAAACCTTTCAAGCCCCAGATTCAGCCTACGGCTCCGGCTCGGACATGGAACGTCCTCCCGTAAACTCCAtaacctccatctcctcctccctagcCGACTTTtctcccccgccatcctTCATCGCCCCGGGCCTCATCCCTTCCCCGCACTCAGACAGGCAGTTTTTCCGTCCCGTCCAGGCGAACCCTTACTCCCCTCTCCAGCAACGCCCACACACCTCCGGTACCGTCGGTGGAGTGCAGCAGTTCAACTTCCCGCACCCGCCGATCCCCTCAAGGAATATCCCATCCGCGATGGGCATGTCAGTGATGAGCAACGGGACAACAATGACGACCGAAACAGCCAACTCGAAGGGGGGAGCggggctgaagaagaagaggagcgcgtttgggtggttgaagaaggcgttCAGtctggacgaggaggagagggcggccTTTGAGCAGAGGAGGCGGGAGCAGATGGGGAACGATCCGTATGCGGGACAGGCGCAAAACAGCCCCAAGTTTTTGGACGGGAAGAGGATTGATAGGCCGGCGAATGGGTATGCGCCCAGTCAGTATAGTAGGCAGGGGTATTAG
- a CDS encoding uncharacterized protein (EggNog:ENOG503P1ZH) produces MARNPFKFGTDLWDPSHRFETSWILSPWALFFCRALISLYAFTTLIFVLAYQCINSPNHCGASQAQFSYFTSLTYWGIAFYFLFAAIHTFTYARTGRPLLDRFPRFLQALHSAFYTTIVVYPFVVTIVYWARLFDGRWYKLAYEGWSNISQHALNSVFAFFEIVIPRTDTPPPLHILWLIFVLALYLALAYVTEATKGFYTYDFLDPEKQKGWVAVYVFGIAIGCVILFGVAWGLIRLRKWVAETKLGMEGKFAGVKREKGLVEREIGGKEAIALREDV; encoded by the exons ATGGCTCGCAATCCCTTCAAGTTCGGCACCGACCTCTGGGATCCGTCCCATCGGTTCGAAACCTCGTGGATTTTATCTCCCTGGGCCCTCTTCTTTTGCCGTGCGCTCATT TCCCTCTACGCCTTCACAaccctcatcttcgtcctcgcCTACCAGTGCATCAACTCGCCCAACCACTGCGGCGCCTCCCAAGCCCAATTCAGCTACTTCACCTCGCTCACCTACTGGGGCATAGCCTTTTACTTTTTGTTCGCCGCCATCCACACCTTCACCTACGCCCGCACCGGCCGCCCCTTGCTCGATCGCTTCCCTCGATTCTTGCAGGCGCTCCACTCGGCCTTTTACACCACCATTGTCGTCTACCCTTTTGTCGTTACTATTGTCTACTGGGCGCGTTTGTTCGACGGCCGTTGGTACAAACTCGCCTATGAAGGCTGGTCCAACATCTCGCAGCACGCGCTGAACAGCGTGTTTGCCTTTTTCGAGATTGTCATCCCGAGAACTGAcaccccgccgccgctgcaCATCCTGTGGCTGATTTTTGTGCTGGCGCTGTATCTGGCGCTGGCCTATGTGACGGAGGCGACCAAGGGGTTTTACACCTATGATTTCTTGGACCCGGAGAAGCagaaggggtgggtggcgGTGTATGTCTTTGGGATCGCGATTGGGTGTGTGATTTTGTTTGGAGTTGCTTGGGGGTTGATCAGGCTGAGAAAATGGGTTGCTGAGACGAAACTGGGGATGGAGGGCAAGTTTgcgggggtgaagagggagaaggggttggtggagagggagattggggggaaggaggctATTGCTTTGCGGGAGGATGTGTAA